A window of the Thalassospira indica genome harbors these coding sequences:
- a CDS encoding GNAT family N-acetyltransferase, protein MKIRKARLGDVGAIFAIRSRVRENHLSASELAERGITKAAFGKWLTQGYGIWLADLDGSAAGFAIAIPNEATLWALFVDPEFEGRGVGAALLRTAEDWLFAQGCNDISLTTGANPANRAHGFYESHGWHPTGDVENDEVEYIKSNPSLSLFDFG, encoded by the coding sequence ATGAAAATTCGCAAAGCCCGCTTGGGCGATGTCGGGGCAATTTTTGCCATCCGAAGCCGCGTGCGTGAAAACCACCTTTCCGCATCTGAGCTGGCCGAACGCGGCATCACCAAGGCGGCCTTTGGCAAGTGGCTCACCCAGGGCTATGGCATCTGGCTTGCCGATCTCGATGGCTCTGCCGCCGGCTTCGCGATTGCCATCCCGAATGAGGCTACCCTCTGGGCATTGTTTGTCGATCCGGAGTTTGAAGGACGCGGGGTAGGGGCAGCATTACTGCGCACCGCCGAGGACTGGCTGTTTGCCCAAGGATGCAATGACATCTCGCTGACCACCGGGGCCAACCCCGCCAACCGCGCACACGGCTTTTACGAAAGCCACGGCTGGCATCCCACGGGCGATGTCGAAAACGACGAAGTCGAATACATCAAATCCAACCCGTCGCTTTCGCTGTTTGATTTCGGCTAG